In a single window of the Nocardiopsis composta genome:
- a CDS encoding carbohydrate ABC transporter permease — MTAPTRAPRDARRGAGHGTGRGPDRAARLRATLDTKAAPYAFITPFFLLFGVFGLFPLLYTVWVSLHDWSLIGGNEGFVGLDNYAVLLGDAKFWNALLNTLGIFAIAVVPQLLAALLLADALNRIVRGRGLLQITLIIPYVTSIAAMAIVFSTLFGTEYGMINQVLGLFGIDPVNWRGGRLSSWTAIAVMVDWRWTGYNTLIYLAAMQAVPKDLYEAAALDGASALRRFWQITIPMMRPTILFTVIISTIGQMQLFTEPAVFDTGGAMAGGNQGQFQTVMMLVFQEAFRYGNYGYGAAVSWVLFLVIVVLGLINVLLTGRIKGAT; from the coding sequence ATGACCGCGCCGACCCGGGCGCCGCGGGACGCGCGGCGCGGGGCCGGCCACGGCACCGGACGTGGACCCGACCGCGCCGCGCGGCTGCGCGCCACCCTGGACACCAAGGCCGCGCCATACGCCTTCATCACCCCGTTCTTCCTGCTCTTCGGGGTCTTCGGGCTGTTCCCGCTGCTCTACACGGTGTGGGTGTCGCTGCACGACTGGAGCCTGATCGGCGGCAACGAGGGCTTCGTCGGGCTGGACAACTACGCGGTGCTGCTCGGCGACGCCAAGTTCTGGAACGCGCTCCTCAACACTCTGGGCATCTTCGCCATCGCGGTCGTCCCGCAGCTGCTCGCCGCGCTGCTGCTGGCCGACGCGCTCAACCGGATCGTCCGGGGGCGCGGGCTGCTGCAGATCACGCTGATCATCCCCTACGTCACCTCCATCGCGGCGATGGCCATCGTGTTCAGCACCCTGTTCGGCACCGAGTACGGCATGATCAACCAGGTCCTCGGGCTGTTCGGCATCGACCCGGTGAACTGGCGCGGCGGCCGGCTCTCCTCCTGGACCGCGATCGCGGTGATGGTGGACTGGCGCTGGACCGGCTACAACACGCTGATCTACCTGGCCGCCATGCAGGCCGTGCCCAAGGACCTCTACGAAGCGGCCGCGCTGGACGGCGCCTCCGCGCTGCGCCGGTTCTGGCAGATCACCATCCCGATGATGCGGCCCACCATCCTGTTCACCGTCATCATCTCCACCATCGGCCAGATGCAGCTCTTCACCGAGCCCGCGGTCTTCGACACCGGCGGCGCGATGGCCGGCGGCAACCAGGGCCAGTTCCAGACCGTGATGATGCTCGTCTTCCAGGAGGCCTTCCGGTACGGCAACTACGGCTACGGCGCCGCGGTCTCCTGGGTGCTCTTCCTGGTCATCGTGGTGCTCGGGCTGATCAACGTGCTGCTCACCGGCCGGATCAAGGGGGCGACATGA
- a CDS encoding extracellular solute-binding protein → MTKRSPTTRPRRAPRAAAAALGGGALLLATACGGGGGDGEVTLTIDTFGVMGYEALIERFEEEHGIQVEERNITDVADYTPQLQQNIASGSGAGDVVAIEEANIAQFMLQQDAFVDLAEHGAADLEGDFLDWKWDQGVAPDGRIVGLGTDIGGLGMCYDTELFGEAGLPTDREEVGELWPTWDDYAATGEEFTEADTGAAFMSTVQPLFRVVTAQAGGEPFQNTEGELVIEDTPTTREAYDTVTSMTGLSAALPIWSDEWNAAIQDNAFATMPCPAWMLGHIENTAGEAGEGRWDVAAVPGGGGNWGGSFLAVPTQSEHPEEAAELAKFLTSPEGQLGAWEEANTLPSSPEALESPEVTEFTRPYFNDAPVGAIFGATAMELEPVYYGPDTQAVDDAFRAGLESVEQGQATADEAWETAVAESERAAG, encoded by the coding sequence ATGACGAAGCGTTCACCCACGACCCGACCGCGCCGAGCCCCCCGGGCCGCCGCCGCGGCCCTCGGCGGCGGCGCGCTGCTGCTCGCCACCGCCTGCGGCGGGGGCGGCGGGGACGGCGAGGTCACCCTCACCATCGACACCTTCGGCGTGATGGGCTACGAGGCGCTCATCGAGCGGTTCGAGGAGGAGCACGGCATCCAGGTGGAGGAGCGCAACATCACCGATGTCGCCGACTACACCCCGCAGCTGCAGCAGAACATCGCCTCCGGCAGCGGCGCCGGCGACGTGGTGGCGATCGAAGAGGCCAACATCGCCCAGTTCATGCTCCAGCAGGACGCCTTCGTCGACCTCGCCGAGCACGGCGCCGCCGACCTGGAGGGCGACTTCCTGGACTGGAAGTGGGACCAGGGCGTCGCCCCGGACGGCCGGATCGTCGGCCTGGGCACCGACATCGGCGGCCTGGGCATGTGCTACGACACCGAGCTGTTCGGCGAGGCCGGGCTGCCCACCGACCGGGAGGAGGTCGGCGAGCTCTGGCCGACCTGGGACGACTACGCCGCCACCGGTGAGGAGTTCACCGAGGCCGACACCGGCGCCGCGTTCATGTCCACCGTTCAGCCGCTGTTCCGGGTGGTGACCGCGCAGGCCGGAGGGGAGCCGTTCCAGAACACCGAGGGCGAGCTGGTCATCGAGGACACCCCGACGACCCGCGAGGCCTACGACACGGTCACCTCCATGACCGGCCTCTCCGCTGCGCTGCCCATCTGGTCCGACGAGTGGAACGCCGCCATCCAGGACAACGCGTTCGCCACCATGCCCTGCCCGGCCTGGATGCTCGGGCACATCGAGAACACCGCGGGCGAGGCCGGCGAGGGCCGGTGGGACGTGGCCGCGGTCCCGGGCGGCGGCGGCAACTGGGGCGGGTCGTTCCTCGCCGTCCCGACGCAGAGCGAGCACCCGGAGGAGGCGGCCGAACTGGCCAAGTTCCTCACCTCCCCGGAGGGCCAGCTGGGCGCCTGGGAGGAGGCCAACACCCTGCCCTCCTCGCCGGAGGCGCTGGAGTCGCCCGAGGTCACCGAGTTCACCCGGCCCTACTTCAACGACGCCCCGGTCGGCGCGATCTTCGGCGCCACCGCGATGGAGCTGGAGCCGGTCTACTACGGCCCGGACACCCAGGCGGTCGACGACGCGTTCCGCGCCGGGCTGGAATCGGTCGAGCAGGGGCAGGCCACCGCAGACGAGGCATGGGAGACCGCGGTCGCCGAGAGCGAGCGGGCCGCCGGATGA
- a CDS encoding MetQ/NlpA family ABC transporter substrate-binding protein, whose product MRTTLAIIGAAVLAATAAGCGSPSERAEEGGDKEGLTTITVGATPVPHADVLKYVQENLAADAGLDIKVEEFTDYNQPNAALTEGSLDANYFQTRPFLDDFLANNSDADLVYLDDVHLEAFGLYSQDLEDVADIEDGAKIGVPSDAANMGRALKLLEKEGLLELASDAGDNASESDIEDNPKDLEIVPTEAAQLPRSLQDLDAAAVNGNYAIEADLATEANALAWESTEDNPYGNGLVVRGEDAEDEAVATLNELLHGDEVKEYMEQQWKGVVIPLGGEGK is encoded by the coding sequence GTGCGCACCACCCTGGCGATCATCGGCGCGGCGGTCCTGGCGGCGACCGCGGCCGGCTGCGGCAGCCCCAGCGAGCGGGCCGAGGAGGGCGGCGACAAGGAGGGGCTGACCACCATCACCGTCGGCGCCACCCCGGTCCCCCACGCCGACGTGCTGAAGTACGTGCAGGAGAACCTGGCGGCCGACGCCGGGCTGGACATCAAGGTGGAGGAGTTCACCGACTACAACCAGCCCAACGCCGCGCTCACCGAGGGCAGCCTGGACGCGAACTACTTCCAGACCCGGCCGTTCCTGGACGACTTCCTGGCCAACAACTCCGACGCCGACCTGGTCTACCTGGACGACGTCCACCTGGAGGCGTTCGGGCTCTACTCCCAGGACCTGGAGGACGTCGCGGACATCGAGGACGGCGCGAAGATCGGGGTGCCCTCCGACGCGGCGAACATGGGCCGGGCGCTGAAGCTGCTGGAGAAGGAGGGGCTGCTCGAGCTGGCCTCCGACGCCGGCGACAACGCCTCGGAGTCCGACATCGAGGACAACCCCAAGGACCTGGAGATCGTGCCGACCGAGGCGGCGCAGCTGCCGCGGTCGCTGCAGGACCTGGACGCCGCGGCGGTCAACGGCAACTACGCCATCGAGGCGGACCTGGCGACCGAGGCCAACGCCCTGGCCTGGGAGTCCACCGAGGACAACCCGTACGGCAACGGCCTGGTGGTCCGCGGCGAGGACGCCGAGGACGAGGCCGTGGCCACCCTGAACGAGCTGCTCCACGGCGACGAGGTCAAGGAGTACATGGAGCAGCAGTGGAAGGGCGTCGTCATTCCGCTCGGCGGCGAGGGGAAGTGA
- a CDS encoding methionine ABC transporter permease → MSWTEELAQRWPEMSEVLWYGTLDTLYMVLWATVFSVLVGLPLGVLLVTTDRGGLTPAPLVKAVLGAVVNIGRSLPFIVLMVAVLSLTRLLIGTTLGPTAAIVPLSIGAIPFFARLVETAVREVDREVIEAAHAMGARKLTIVGKVLLPEALPGLVAGLIMTVVALVSYSAMAGAIGGGGLGDIAIREGYQRFDDYYLWATVILLVIIVQAAQSLGDFIIRRVSHR, encoded by the coding sequence ATGAGCTGGACCGAGGAACTGGCGCAGCGCTGGCCGGAGATGTCGGAGGTGCTGTGGTACGGCACCCTGGACACGCTCTACATGGTGCTGTGGGCGACGGTCTTCAGCGTGCTGGTGGGCCTGCCGCTCGGCGTGCTGCTGGTGACCACCGACCGGGGCGGCCTCACCCCCGCGCCGCTGGTCAAGGCGGTGCTGGGCGCGGTGGTCAACATCGGCCGCTCGCTGCCGTTCATCGTGCTGATGGTCGCGGTGCTCTCGCTGACCCGGCTGCTCATCGGCACCACCCTGGGCCCGACCGCGGCGATCGTTCCGCTGAGCATCGGCGCCATCCCGTTCTTCGCCCGGCTGGTGGAGACCGCGGTGCGCGAGGTCGACCGCGAGGTGATCGAGGCCGCGCACGCGATGGGCGCCCGCAAGCTGACCATCGTCGGCAAGGTGCTGCTGCCCGAGGCCCTGCCGGGCCTGGTGGCCGGCCTGATCATGACGGTGGTGGCGCTGGTCTCCTACTCGGCGATGGCCGGCGCGATCGGCGGCGGCGGCCTCGGCGACATCGCGATCCGCGAGGGCTACCAGCGCTTCGACGACTACTACCTGTGGGCCACCGTGATCCTCCTGGTCATCATCGTCCAGGCGGCGCAGAGCCTCGGGGACTTCATCATCCGGCGGGTCTCGCACCGCTAG
- a CDS encoding methionine ABC transporter ATP-binding protein: MGLRKVYPLKQREVVALDGVDLHVEQGEIFGVVGQSGAGKSTLLRCVNLLERPTSGTVSVDGRELTALPAAGLRRARRGIGMVHQHFALLSSRTVAANVAFPLEIAGVPRARRAARVGELLELVGLADKAKAYPAQLSGGQKQRVGIARALASDPKVLLSDEATSALDPATTESILELLRDLNHQLGLTILLITHEMDVIKRICDSAAIMENGSFREAGKVLDLIGTPDSLLAASLFPLPATDVPDAVALTYPRSFDEPLMSELTRRFDVDVNVLGGAVENVAGTSVGRLNVQVRGANRGAALRFLSDKGLLVREAGR; encoded by the coding sequence GTGGGCCTGCGCAAGGTCTACCCGTTGAAGCAACGAGAGGTCGTCGCCCTCGACGGCGTCGACCTGCACGTCGAGCAGGGCGAGATATTCGGTGTGGTGGGCCAGAGCGGAGCGGGCAAGAGCACCCTGCTGCGCTGCGTCAACCTGCTGGAGCGCCCCACCTCGGGGACGGTCTCGGTGGACGGCCGGGAGCTGACCGCGCTGCCGGCCGCCGGCCTGCGCCGGGCCCGCCGCGGCATCGGCATGGTGCACCAGCACTTCGCGCTGCTGTCCTCGCGGACCGTCGCGGCCAACGTCGCCTTCCCGCTGGAGATCGCCGGCGTGCCCCGCGCCCGCCGCGCCGCCCGCGTCGGCGAACTGCTCGAACTGGTGGGCCTGGCGGACAAGGCCAAGGCCTACCCGGCGCAGCTGTCCGGCGGGCAGAAGCAGCGGGTCGGCATCGCCCGGGCGCTGGCCTCCGACCCCAAGGTGCTGCTCAGCGACGAGGCGACCTCGGCGCTCGACCCGGCCACCACCGAGTCGATCCTGGAGCTGCTGCGCGACCTCAACCACCAGCTCGGCCTGACCATCCTGCTGATCACCCACGAGATGGACGTGATCAAGCGGATCTGCGACTCCGCGGCGATCATGGAGAACGGCTCCTTCCGCGAGGCGGGCAAGGTGCTCGACCTGATTGGCACCCCCGACTCGCTGCTGGCGGCGTCGCTGTTCCCGCTGCCCGCCACCGACGTGCCCGACGCGGTGGCGCTCACCTACCCGCGCTCCTTCGACGAGCCGCTGATGTCCGAGCTCACCCGCCGCTTCGACGTGGACGTGAACGTGCTCGGCGGCGCGGTGGAGAACGTCGCCGGCACCTCGGTGGGCCGGCTCAACGTGCAGGTGCGCGGGGCCAACCGGGGGGCCGCGCTGCGCTTCCTGTCGGACAAGGGGCTGCTGGTGCGGGAGGCGGGCCGATGA
- a CDS encoding coiled-coil domain-containing protein: MPVEPDRVSGDDPFADFWAPDPPCPAEPRAPRRVGAGRAAAAALMLSATLAPLPAAAAPAPSESLSELQDRADALSEEYNGELRDMEGVFDDAEKAQERADKTQDEVDEAREQVQQLAIASYTSGGLDPSLTVFVEEDPQLLIDQAQLIGHLSANHQERIDALEQAIERDEKARDNAQAKADEVQEDLDELEGRREEVQRLIAEHPQQEMGPPDNLTPRTRQMREVITEKFGENKKHGGVGCYRPDGGFVVGEHPKGRACDFMVDKNGQMPSEDQIAHGQEIADWAQDNAERLGIMYIIYRQQIWDIRRSDEGWRDMADRGSITENHFDHVHISMF; encoded by the coding sequence ATTCCCGTGGAGCCCGACAGAGTGAGCGGCGACGACCCCTTCGCCGACTTCTGGGCACCCGACCCGCCCTGTCCCGCCGAGCCCCGCGCGCCGCGGCGCGTCGGTGCCGGACGCGCCGCCGCCGCGGCGCTGATGCTGTCCGCGACGCTGGCCCCGCTTCCCGCGGCGGCCGCGCCGGCCCCCAGTGAGAGCCTCTCCGAGCTGCAGGACCGCGCCGACGCGCTGAGCGAGGAGTACAACGGCGAGCTGCGCGACATGGAAGGCGTCTTCGACGACGCGGAGAAGGCCCAGGAGCGCGCGGACAAGACCCAGGACGAGGTGGACGAGGCCCGCGAGCAGGTGCAGCAGCTGGCGATCGCCAGCTACACCAGCGGCGGCCTGGACCCCTCGCTGACCGTCTTCGTCGAGGAGGACCCGCAGCTCCTCATCGACCAGGCCCAGCTGATCGGCCACCTGTCCGCCAACCACCAGGAGCGCATCGACGCGCTGGAGCAGGCCATCGAGCGCGACGAGAAGGCCCGCGACAACGCCCAGGCCAAGGCCGACGAGGTCCAGGAGGACCTGGACGAGCTGGAGGGGCGCCGCGAGGAGGTGCAGCGGCTCATCGCCGAGCACCCGCAGCAGGAGATGGGCCCGCCGGACAACCTCACCCCGCGCACCCGGCAGATGCGCGAGGTGATCACCGAGAAGTTCGGCGAGAACAAGAAGCACGGCGGGGTGGGCTGCTACCGCCCGGACGGCGGCTTCGTGGTCGGCGAGCACCCCAAGGGGCGGGCCTGCGACTTCATGGTCGACAAGAACGGCCAGATGCCGTCGGAGGACCAGATCGCGCACGGCCAGGAGATCGCCGACTGGGCCCAGGACAACGCCGAGCGGCTGGGCATCATGTACATCATCTACCGCCAGCAGATCTGGGACATCCGCCGCTCCGACGAGGGCTGGCGGGACATGGCCGATCGCGGAAGCATCACCGAGAACCACTTCGACCACGTGCACATCTCGATGTTCTGA
- a CDS encoding DUF3558 domain-containing protein — protein sequence MSDNGPYGQPPQGGGGHGQPHFQSPYGTGPQPGPPGGPGQPGQPGGPQQMYSGGPGQPPPYGPGGPGAPMGSPGYPPPKKSSAGMWIVIGGGVVILLLVVAVVVMLIRGGETEGGGPVAEPSNKPEESTEQTTEGGGGGEEEGGGGPKGEPPYALPEDPCSAFTEATAGEYGLKDGSKSLTDTSSSCMFTAESLGGDGYANVSVRYQVPYGGSDSIEGAKSQFQENVEYATDESSDIIPTKVHENEELNLGEEAAIIFSTQEIAGTKSSVATVLIREGNINAEVEFTESNAYDAPKSAPAPLKFDDVESMMNDLGNESLSLIGS from the coding sequence ATGAGCGACAACGGACCTTACGGCCAGCCGCCGCAGGGCGGTGGCGGACATGGCCAGCCCCATTTCCAGTCCCCCTACGGAACCGGCCCCCAGCCGGGCCCGCCCGGCGGCCCCGGCCAGCCCGGCCAGCCGGGCGGGCCGCAGCAGATGTACTCCGGCGGGCCCGGCCAGCCTCCGCCCTACGGGCCGGGCGGCCCCGGCGCCCCGATGGGCTCCCCGGGCTATCCCCCGCCGAAGAAGAGCAGCGCCGGGATGTGGATCGTCATCGGCGGCGGCGTGGTGATCCTGCTGCTGGTCGTCGCCGTCGTGGTGATGCTCATCCGCGGTGGCGAGACCGAGGGCGGCGGCCCGGTCGCCGAGCCCAGCAACAAGCCCGAGGAGAGCACCGAGCAGACCACCGAGGGCGGTGGCGGCGGTGAGGAAGAGGGCGGCGGCGGCCCCAAGGGCGAGCCCCCCTACGCGCTTCCCGAGGACCCGTGCTCGGCCTTCACCGAGGCGACCGCCGGGGAGTACGGCCTCAAGGACGGCAGCAAGTCGCTGACCGACACGTCCTCCTCGTGCATGTTCACCGCGGAGTCCCTGGGCGGCGACGGCTACGCCAACGTCAGCGTCCGGTACCAGGTCCCCTACGGCGGGTCCGACTCCATCGAGGGCGCCAAGTCGCAGTTCCAGGAGAACGTCGAGTACGCCACCGACGAGAGCAGCGACATCATCCCGACCAAGGTGCACGAGAACGAGGAGCTGAACCTCGGCGAGGAGGCGGCGATCATCTTCAGCACCCAGGAGATCGCCGGGACCAAGAGCTCGGTGGCCACCGTGCTCATCCGCGAGGGCAACATCAACGCCGAGGTGGAGTTCACCGAGAGCAACGCCTACGACGCCCCGAAGAGCGCTCCGGCGCCGCTGAAGTTCGACGACGTCGAGAGCATGATGAACGACCTGGGCAACGAGTCGCTGAGCCTGATCGGCTCCTGA
- the metE gene encoding 5-methyltetrahydropteroyltriglutamate--homocysteine S-methyltransferase — protein MTATAHGYPRIGPDRELKKACESYWAGRSTAADLDAVAARLRRDVWEDFRAAGVDEIPSNTFSYYDHVLDTALLFDAVPERFGPAPRGEGAGEDRAAELERYFTLARGSDDTPPLEMTKWFDTNYHYLVPELSPQTRFRLAGTKPLSEYNQAKGLGIETRPVLVGPLTFLLLAKPAAGAPEGWSPLQLLDDLVEVYGTLLGELAAAGARQVQLDEPILATDEGRERTAELERAYAALGGRPRRPEITVSTYFGSIGTAALEALKRTPVERIGLDLVAGPEAADELAAVSGLGDKTLVAGVVDGRNVWRTDVSAALARLGPLLGLAREVVVSTSCSLLHVPVDLDAETDLDPAIRARLAFARQKLDEVVLLGRALSADDEATAAQIASARAALPEPEGFRDPQVRARLDALGEVPVRNREERWNGGGERQVLPTTTIGSFPQTAEIRKTRSEHRAGRLSDEEYTARMRAEIDSVIALQEDIGLDVLVHGEPERNDMVQYFAERLGGFVTTQKGWVQSYGSRCVRPPILYGDVRRPEPMTVDWAVYAQSRTSKPVKGMLTGPVTILAWSFVRDDQPLADTARQVALALRDEVADLERAGIRHIQVDEAALRELLPLRRQDRQAYLDWAIGAFRLATSGVGASTTVHTHMCYSEFGRIVGAIEALDADVTSVEAARSHMELVDDLERAGYRRGIGPGVYDIHSPRVPSVEEIEESLRSALRAVPADRLWVNPDCGLKTRGYTEVEPALRNMVEAARRVRADLAEKG, from the coding sequence ATGACCGCCACCGCCCACGGCTACCCGCGCATCGGCCCCGACCGCGAGCTCAAGAAGGCCTGCGAGTCCTACTGGGCCGGGCGGAGCACCGCCGCCGACCTGGACGCCGTCGCCGCGCGACTGCGCCGCGACGTCTGGGAGGACTTCCGCGCCGCGGGGGTCGACGAGATCCCATCGAACACGTTCTCCTACTACGACCACGTCCTCGACACCGCGCTGCTGTTCGACGCGGTCCCCGAGCGGTTCGGCCCCGCCCCCCGGGGCGAGGGGGCCGGCGAGGACCGCGCCGCCGAGCTGGAGCGCTACTTCACCCTGGCCCGCGGCTCGGACGACACGCCGCCGCTGGAGATGACCAAGTGGTTCGACACCAACTACCACTACCTGGTCCCCGAGCTGTCCCCGCAGACCCGGTTCCGCCTCGCCGGGACCAAGCCCCTCTCCGAGTACAACCAGGCCAAGGGGCTGGGCATCGAGACCCGGCCGGTGCTGGTCGGCCCGCTCACCTTCCTCCTGCTGGCGAAGCCGGCCGCCGGCGCGCCGGAGGGCTGGAGCCCTCTGCAGCTCCTGGACGACCTGGTCGAGGTGTACGGCACGCTCCTCGGTGAGCTCGCCGCTGCCGGCGCCCGCCAGGTCCAGCTGGACGAGCCGATCCTCGCCACCGACGAGGGCCGGGAGCGCACCGCCGAGCTGGAGCGGGCCTACGCCGCCCTGGGCGGCCGCCCCCGGCGCCCGGAGATCACCGTCTCCACCTACTTCGGCTCGATCGGGACCGCGGCGCTGGAGGCGCTCAAGCGCACCCCGGTGGAGCGGATCGGGCTGGACCTGGTGGCCGGCCCGGAGGCCGCCGACGAGCTCGCCGCCGTCTCCGGCCTGGGCGACAAGACCCTGGTCGCCGGGGTGGTCGACGGCCGCAACGTGTGGCGCACCGACGTGTCCGCCGCACTGGCCCGGCTCGGCCCGCTGCTCGGGCTGGCCCGCGAGGTCGTGGTGAGCACCTCCTGCTCGCTGCTGCACGTCCCGGTCGACCTGGACGCCGAGACCGACCTGGACCCGGCGATCCGCGCCCGGCTCGCGTTCGCCCGGCAGAAGCTGGACGAGGTGGTCCTGCTCGGCCGCGCCCTGTCCGCCGACGACGAGGCCACCGCCGCGCAGATCGCCTCCGCGCGCGCCGCGCTCCCCGAACCGGAGGGCTTCCGCGACCCGCAGGTGCGGGCCCGGCTGGACGCCCTGGGCGAGGTCCCGGTGCGCAACCGGGAGGAGCGCTGGAACGGCGGCGGTGAGCGGCAGGTGCTGCCCACCACCACCATCGGCTCCTTCCCGCAGACCGCGGAGATCCGCAAGACCCGGTCCGAGCACCGGGCGGGGCGGCTCAGCGACGAGGAGTACACCGCCCGGATGCGCGCCGAGATCGACTCGGTCATCGCGCTCCAGGAGGACATCGGCCTCGACGTGCTGGTGCACGGCGAGCCGGAGCGCAACGACATGGTGCAGTACTTCGCCGAGCGGCTGGGCGGGTTCGTCACCACGCAGAAGGGCTGGGTGCAGTCCTACGGGTCGCGCTGCGTGCGCCCGCCGATCCTCTACGGCGACGTGCGCCGCCCCGAGCCGATGACGGTGGACTGGGCGGTCTACGCCCAGTCTCGGACCAGCAAGCCGGTCAAGGGCATGCTGACCGGACCGGTGACCATCCTGGCCTGGTCCTTCGTCCGGGACGACCAGCCGCTGGCCGACACCGCCCGGCAGGTGGCGCTGGCCCTGCGCGACGAGGTCGCCGACCTGGAGCGCGCCGGCATCCGGCACATCCAGGTCGACGAGGCGGCACTGCGCGAGCTGCTGCCGCTGCGCCGGCAGGACCGCCAGGCCTACCTGGACTGGGCGATCGGCGCGTTCCGGCTGGCCACTTCCGGGGTGGGCGCCAGCACCACGGTGCACACCCACATGTGCTACTCGGAGTTCGGCCGCATCGTCGGCGCGATCGAGGCGCTGGACGCCGACGTGACCAGCGTCGAGGCTGCCCGCTCGCACATGGAGCTGGTGGACGACCTGGAGCGGGCCGGCTACCGCAGGGGCATCGGCCCGGGCGTCTACGACATCCACTCGCCCCGGGTGCCCTCGGTCGAGGAGATCGAGGAGTCGCTGCGCAGCGCGCTGCGCGCGGTCCCGGCCGACCGGCTGTGGGTCAACCCCGACTGCGGCCTGAAGACCCGCGGCTACACCGAGGTCGAGCCGGCACTGCGGAACATGGTGGAGGCGGCCCGCCGGGTCCGCGCCGACCTGGCCGAAAAGGGCTGA